Proteins co-encoded in one uncultured Draconibacterium sp. genomic window:
- a CDS encoding site-specific integrase, whose product MACVKVTLRKREISKGRLSLYLDYYPAIRNPYTMKLTRREVLCIYIYKKPRTEIEKAYNREVLNKAEGIRAIRVQSLINDQFGFLDKHKLKADFLDYFYKIALKKDQKWMMVYAHFEKFVNGRCLFEDITVDLSRKFRSYLLSAKQLKHTKFPISQNSAASYFSTYRALLKLAYRDKLIFENINDFLESIETVDTKIEYLTLEELKTLAATPCDISVLKSASLFSCLTGLRISDILNLRWDNVIPASDGEFCMRLKTEKTDTETTLPLSGEALQLCGERTTGRVFKNLERSMTFQPLKNWVASAGIKKKITFHCFRHTFATLQIALGTDIYTVSKMLTHKNVSTTQIYADLVNEKKRESANKISLK is encoded by the coding sequence ATGGCTTGTGTAAAAGTTACTTTAAGAAAACGTGAGATTTCTAAAGGAAGATTATCGCTTTATTTGGATTATTATCCTGCTATAAGAAATCCATATACAATGAAACTAACACGCAGGGAGGTTCTCTGCATATACATTTACAAAAAACCAAGAACGGAGATTGAAAAGGCATACAACCGCGAAGTATTGAACAAAGCTGAAGGTATTCGTGCTATCAGGGTACAATCACTTATAAATGACCAGTTTGGGTTTCTGGACAAACATAAACTTAAAGCAGACTTTTTAGATTACTTCTATAAAATTGCATTAAAGAAAGATCAGAAGTGGATGATGGTATATGCTCATTTTGAGAAATTCGTGAATGGCAGATGCTTATTTGAGGATATAACCGTTGATCTAAGCAGAAAATTCAGATCATATTTATTAAGTGCAAAACAGTTAAAACACACAAAATTTCCTATTTCTCAAAACTCAGCAGCCTCCTATTTCTCTACATATAGGGCTTTATTAAAACTGGCTTATCGGGATAAATTAATATTTGAGAATATAAACGACTTTCTGGAAAGCATTGAAACAGTCGATACCAAAATTGAATACCTGACATTGGAAGAACTCAAAACGCTTGCAGCAACTCCTTGCGACATATCTGTTTTGAAATCCGCTTCATTATTCTCGTGTTTGACCGGATTACGGATCAGCGATATCTTAAACTTAAGATGGGATAATGTTATTCCTGCATCCGATGGCGAGTTTTGCATGCGGCTAAAAACAGAAAAAACTGATACGGAGACAACATTACCTCTTAGCGGTGAAGCCCTGCAATTATGTGGGGAACGGACCACTGGAAGAGTTTTTAAAAATCTGGAGAGAAGCATGACTTTTCAACCTTTGAAGAATTGGGTTGCCTCGGCCGGAATAAAGAAGAAGATTACATTTCACTGTTTCCGACATACTTTTGCGACCTTACAGATAGCTCTAGGCACAGATATCTATACCGTTTCGAAAATGCTAACTCATAAAAACGTTTCAACCACTCAGATTTACGCCGATTTGGTAAATGAAAAGAAAAGGGAATCTGCCAATAAGATTAGTTTAAAATAA
- a CDS encoding helix-turn-helix domain-containing protein translates to MTKKNLEIIKSCVWCNKEFIAQKTTTKYCSHNCNSQAYKAQKREEKIRKQKADNLLSINTPYLEKLNTKDFLKVNEVADLLGLCKQSIYNLIQSGQLPASRISSRLTLIKRKDIDEMFEKGKNRIIPNQAGAREVSTTFYSISEIEEFYNIGTTWAYKIIRDNNIVKIVKKGKTYYSKKDFDNYFKRKGRINHEDITDWITVPDICSEFSMTSSAVYTFVSRHDIPKTKKGRTALYSRRHILIAKGGKAPSEIPYYTVQEAMQKFNISQDGLYSLIKRNNISKVKEGKYIKIPKDELDRIFSPTNTD, encoded by the coding sequence ATGACGAAGAAAAATTTGGAAATTATAAAATCTTGTGTTTGGTGTAATAAAGAATTTATTGCACAGAAAACAACTACAAAATATTGTTCACACAATTGCAATAGTCAAGCATACAAAGCTCAAAAACGTGAAGAAAAGATTAGGAAACAAAAAGCTGACAATCTACTATCTATAAACACTCCATACCTGGAAAAACTTAATACAAAAGATTTTCTGAAAGTAAATGAGGTGGCTGATCTTTTAGGATTGTGTAAACAAAGTATTTATAATCTAATTCAATCAGGGCAACTTCCAGCCTCTCGAATTTCATCGCGATTGACCTTGATAAAACGAAAAGATATTGATGAAATGTTTGAGAAAGGAAAGAATAGGATAATTCCTAATCAAGCTGGTGCCAGAGAGGTATCCACGACTTTTTATTCTATTTCAGAAATTGAAGAATTCTATAATATTGGTACGACATGGGCTTACAAGATTATAAGGGATAATAATATTGTTAAAATAGTCAAGAAGGGCAAAACCTATTATAGCAAAAAAGATTTTGACAACTATTTTAAACGAAAAGGAAGAATCAATCATGAAGATATTACAGATTGGATTACGGTCCCGGATATATGTTCTGAATTTTCGATGACAAGCTCAGCCGTTTATACATTTGTTTCAAGACATGATATTCCCAAAACCAAAAAAGGAAGAACGGCACTTTATTCAAGACGACACATTCTAATTGCAAAAGGGGGAAAGGCACCTTCTGAGATCCCCTATTATACCGTTCAGGAGGCAATGCAAAAATTCAATATTAGCCAGGATGGTTTGTATAGCCTGATAAAAAGAAATAATATTTCTAAGGTTAAAGAAGGAAAATACATAAAGATTCCGAAAGATGAGTTAGACCGAATTTTTTCACCAACAAACACTGATTAA
- the mnmE gene encoding tRNA uridine-5-carboxymethylaminomethyl(34) synthesis GTPase MnmE: protein MLDQSTICAISTSPGVGAIAVIRLSGSDAIRICDKVYESPKTGKSLVNQAANTLHFGKIVSANETIDEVVIALFRAPHSFTGEDIIEISCHGSVYIQQQILNVLVENGARLALPGEFTQRAFLNGKMDLSQAEAVADVIASANAAAHKLAMNQMRGGFSKEISALRDQLLHFTAMVELELDFSEEDVEFADRTALRKLTEKIEELLRKLKDSFQLGNAIKNGIPVAIVGETNVGKSTLLNALLNEDRAIVSDIHGTTRDVIEDVINIHGTAFRFFDTAGIRETKDQIENLGIERSYSKLEQATVVLLVVDTNNPYPLVESRIQKIRERIATHQTLIIVANKIDSGLRDTIQQLEVMELTDNEKAVFIAAKQKENLEELIDYMSHSIDMEEAEQQDVIVTNARHYEILKNAHEAILRVLNGLEMQITGDFLAQDIRECLHYLAEITGEVGTEEVLGHIFKNFCIGK from the coding sequence ATGCTCGATCAATCAACAATATGTGCCATTTCAACATCGCCCGGAGTTGGAGCGATTGCTGTTATTCGTCTCTCGGGTAGCGATGCCATTAGAATATGCGATAAGGTATACGAAAGTCCGAAAACAGGAAAATCACTTGTTAACCAGGCGGCAAACACCCTTCATTTTGGGAAAATCGTTTCAGCCAACGAAACCATCGACGAGGTGGTTATTGCATTGTTTCGTGCACCACATTCGTTTACAGGTGAAGATATTATTGAAATTTCGTGTCATGGATCAGTTTATATTCAGCAACAGATTTTAAATGTGCTGGTAGAAAATGGCGCTCGATTGGCATTGCCAGGTGAATTTACGCAGCGAGCATTTTTGAATGGTAAAATGGATTTGTCGCAGGCCGAAGCCGTTGCCGATGTAATTGCTTCTGCAAATGCGGCTGCACACAAATTGGCCATGAACCAGATGCGTGGTGGATTTTCGAAAGAGATCAGTGCCTTGCGCGATCAGCTATTGCATTTTACGGCAATGGTGGAACTGGAACTGGATTTTAGCGAAGAAGATGTGGAGTTTGCCGACCGCACAGCTTTACGAAAATTAACCGAAAAAATTGAGGAGTTATTAAGAAAGTTGAAAGATTCGTTTCAGTTAGGAAACGCTATTAAAAATGGAATTCCGGTAGCTATCGTCGGCGAAACGAATGTTGGAAAATCAACGCTATTAAATGCCTTACTGAATGAAGACCGAGCGATTGTATCTGATATTCACGGTACCACGCGCGATGTAATTGAAGATGTGATAAATATTCACGGAACGGCTTTTCGTTTTTTTGATACAGCCGGTATTCGCGAAACCAAAGACCAGATTGAGAACCTGGGAATTGAACGCAGTTACAGCAAACTGGAACAAGCTACAGTGGTTTTGTTAGTTGTTGACACCAATAACCCCTACCCGCTTGTAGAAAGCCGTATTCAGAAAATTCGCGAACGAATTGCAACACATCAGACATTAATTATTGTGGCCAATAAGATCGATTCCGGCTTGCGTGATACTATTCAGCAGTTAGAAGTAATGGAACTTACCGATAACGAAAAGGCGGTGTTTATTGCGGCTAAACAAAAAGAAAATCTTGAGGAGTTGATCGATTATATGAGTCATTCCATTGATATGGAGGAAGCCGAGCAGCAGGATGTGATTGTTACCAATGCCCGTCATTACGAAATTTTAAAGAATGCTCATGAAGCCATTTTACGCGTTTTAAATGGTCTCGAAATGCAAATCACCGGCGATTTCCTGGCACAGGATATTCGTGAGTGTCTGCATTACCTTGCCGAAATCACCGGCGAAGTTGGCACAGAGGAAGTTTTGGGACATATCTTTAAGAATTTTTGTATCGGCAAGTAA